A region of Acidobacteriota bacterium DNA encodes the following proteins:
- a CDS encoding VCBS repeat-containing protein, whose amino-acid sequence MKRNPSSCEAIFGLIAFVLSALFVLSCASGIKLSSRLPWGDWSEELGPVSSGGYYGVAVGDFNGDGIPDLAAGSFQPGGIRVWVGKGDGSFVEINSPLSGAEVHSVKAIDFDKDGNSDLVASFTGEERGVAVFISKGDGRWEAPLYLSTKNGFEGVAIGDFDEDGKPDVAAANLSPGSEGGVYVWLNRGDRNWLSGRGPRSSGSFRAVASGDLNHDGHLDIVATELGLKGALLVWLGDGKGGWSPSIFISKGKFSGLSLADIDGDGWLDVLASLYPEGLAVFFNHKGSFNPKPRMITDKGSFYGIVAGDIDRRAGLEVLASSLTSQGIIVFSFRGKGFKEMKLGLAKENVYYGITLGDLNLDGLLDIIAGSYDEGVQVWLQTVGGKIKVLNEVTSRFSPPIKKEKRMILSHLVTENMVFTTKMGFPEYRIAPQDELRINFWTGAEEKSFKFTVENDGTIFIPFMNIGTIKVAGFSATELKQELLKRVRKFIRLPAVEVKVTKYVGHRVSILGEVMATAQAGTGPGKYPLTGKTDLISFISQHGGATPRGDLSRVRLTRRGKTVVLNLFRAISQGDLTQNPILDDGDVIYIPSLILSENRALVLGEVNKPGIIELREGTRLLEAISKAGSFTKDANLKQVFVVRGNYLKKPEIIVVDLTKVLKGVDVTQNIPLSRDDIVYVPRSFFAKISDFIKVFHPALTSVYTIYTMKKLSER is encoded by the coding sequence ATGAAGAGAAACCCCTCTTCTTGTGAAGCGATTTTTGGTTTGATCGCCTTTGTTCTTTCGGCTCTTTTTGTGCTTTCTTGTGCCTCGGGGATTAAGCTTTCCTCCCGCCTGCCATGGGGAGATTGGTCAGAAGAGTTGGGTCCAGTGAGTAGTGGAGGGTATTACGGGGTTGCGGTAGGCGATTTCAATGGTGATGGGATCCCTGATCTTGCTGCCGGCTCTTTTCAGCCTGGCGGAATAAGGGTTTGGGTAGGAAAGGGAGATGGTAGTTTCGTTGAAATCAATTCTCCCCTTTCTGGAGCTGAGGTACATTCGGTAAAAGCGATTGATTTTGATAAGGATGGAAATTCTGATTTGGTTGCCTCCTTTACTGGGGAGGAACGAGGGGTGGCAGTATTTATCTCCAAAGGTGATGGCAGATGGGAGGCTCCTCTATATTTAAGCACCAAAAATGGTTTTGAAGGTGTAGCGATAGGTGATTTCGATGAAGATGGAAAACCCGATGTGGCTGCTGCCAATCTAAGCCCTGGTTCTGAAGGAGGGGTGTATGTCTGGCTGAATAGAGGGGATAGGAATTGGCTTTCTGGAAGGGGACCTCGCTCTTCTGGAAGCTTTAGGGCAGTTGCCTCTGGAGACCTCAACCATGATGGACATTTAGATATAGTAGCAACCGAACTGGGATTAAAAGGAGCTCTTCTCGTTTGGTTGGGAGATGGGAAGGGAGGTTGGTCCCCCTCGATATTCATCTCCAAGGGTAAGTTTTCTGGTCTCTCTCTTGCCGATATTGATGGTGATGGTTGGCTTGATGTGTTGGCTTCCCTCTATCCTGAGGGGTTAGCGGTTTTTTTCAACCATAAGGGGAGTTTTAATCCCAAGCCGAGGATGATAACGGATAAAGGTTCTTTTTATGGTATAGTTGCTGGTGATATAGATCGAAGAGCAGGGTTAGAGGTATTAGCGAGCTCATTGACCTCTCAGGGGATCATTGTATTTTCTTTTCGGGGGAAAGGGTTTAAAGAGATGAAGTTGGGATTGGCTAAAGAGAATGTGTACTATGGGATAACCCTTGGTGATTTAAATTTAGACGGTCTTCTTGATATCATTGCTGGAAGTTATGACGAGGGGGTTCAGGTCTGGCTTCAAACAGTAGGTGGCAAGATAAAGGTTTTAAACGAGGTTACCTCTCGTTTCTCTCCACCGATTAAAAAAGAGAAAAGGATGATTCTTTCCCATCTCGTTACTGAAAATATGGTTTTTACTACCAAGATGGGGTTCCCCGAGTATCGAATAGCCCCTCAGGACGAGCTGAGGATAAATTTCTGGACTGGAGCTGAGGAAAAAAGCTTTAAGTTCACTGTGGAGAATGACGGCACCATTTTTATCCCCTTTATGAACATAGGGACGATCAAAGTGGCGGGCTTTTCCGCCACCGAATTGAAACAGGAGCTATTGAAGAGAGTAAGGAAATTTATTCGACTTCCTGCGGTAGAGGTAAAAGTTACTAAATATGTTGGACATAGGGTCTCCATCCTCGGTGAGGTGATGGCTACTGCTCAAGCGGGAACAGGTCCTGGCAAGTACCCGTTGACCGGTAAGACCGACCTTATATCGTTTATCTCCCAACATGGAGGAGCCACCCCAAGGGGTGATCTCAGTCGGGTGAGATTAACCAGGAGGGGGAAGACGGTAGTCCTGAATCTCTTCCGGGCTATCTCCCAAGGAGATTTAACCCAGAACCCAATATTGGATGATGGGGATGTGATTTATATCCCCTCCCTAATCCTGAGCGAAAATAGAGCGTTGGTTTTAGGAGAGGTTAACAAACCTGGGATCATAGAACTGAGGGAAGGGACGCGACTTCTTGAGGCTATATCTAAAGCGGGAAGCTTTACCAAGGACGCCAATCTGAAGCAGGTTTTCGTGGTTCGGGGAAACTATCTGAAGAAGCCAGAGATAATAGTAGTTGACCTTACAAAGGTCCTTAAGGGGGTGGATGTAACCCAGAATATCCCCCTTAGCAGGGATGACATCGTATATGTACCTCGCTCTTTCTTTGCGAAGATTAGTGATTTTATAAAGGTATTTCATCCCGCTCTAACAAGCGTTTATACGATATACACGATGAAGAAATTGAGCGAGCGTTAA
- a CDS encoding HD domain-containing protein has translation MYRDYFNLKKNPFANMFNPDLVYLSEKEVEVLELLSLAIGEGREVVILTGAKGGGKSTLVQMVEQRFPYKEFLHLKLFPNLSRGEFISQLADKLRGERERKRVPAGLSELIFSSFRNIFNFSPVVFILEDAHHISDEKIFTELEELIRATVTVDFPLTVFLTGLPELLPLMKSQAPMLADISLKLSLPAISVDFLVDYFKFRLVKSGGTSDVFPKETISLIYAYTQGDLKRVNLLAELGLMAAAQKQVKQVTPEILKELLVRYSDLVTAILPERENFFGERSASARVVGEMLTLFKGSVEGGGGSTPLIKEGAPSEAKAKEKKGGDSVLYSELLSYLSSLVSQAEKGERLNLKPLEGYARRIVSSLREGSELIFRALQPMPEYHLPRHMVNVGIIATKIGFGLNYPESELVRLAEVALVHDLGMARLPRSIMDKPGRLTPEEFELVKEHPRYTYEMIREAGEEFHWIAEIAYQEHEKHQGQGYPRGLKGEEIHPFASIIQAADIFEAFSHPRAWRRKFIAHDALQKVIRLKEDYLPSQVVKAMVNEFSLFPLNSYVQLNNGEIGRVVEIERDNLLRPKVEIVYDAKGNKVEPPKTVNLKEMPFLFIEKSIDEEELPK, from the coding sequence ATGTATCGAGATTACTTTAACCTAAAAAAGAATCCCTTTGCCAATATGTTTAACCCTGACCTTGTTTATCTCTCTGAAAAGGAGGTCGAGGTTTTGGAACTTCTATCCCTCGCCATTGGGGAGGGGAGGGAAGTAGTTATTCTAACCGGCGCTAAGGGCGGGGGGAAAAGCACCTTAGTCCAAATGGTTGAGCAAAGATTTCCCTACAAGGAGTTCCTTCATCTCAAGTTATTTCCCAATCTATCAAGGGGAGAATTTATTTCCCAATTGGCGGATAAACTTCGGGGAGAAAGGGAGAGGAAGAGGGTTCCCGCTGGTCTTTCCGAGCTCATCTTCTCTTCCTTTCGGAACATTTTCAATTTTTCCCCCGTGGTTTTCATCCTTGAAGACGCCCATCATATCTCTGACGAAAAGATATTTACTGAACTCGAAGAGCTTATAAGGGCAACGGTGACTGTAGACTTTCCACTAACGGTATTTCTAACTGGTCTGCCCGAGCTTCTACCGTTGATGAAATCCCAAGCTCCTATGTTGGCGGATATCAGTTTGAAGCTTAGCCTGCCGGCTATCTCTGTTGATTTCCTTGTTGACTATTTCAAGTTCAGATTAGTTAAGAGTGGAGGAACCTCCGATGTCTTCCCTAAGGAGACCATTTCCCTTATTTATGCTTACACCCAGGGTGATTTGAAGAGGGTTAACTTACTTGCTGAATTAGGATTGATGGCTGCTGCTCAAAAGCAGGTTAAGCAGGTAACACCGGAGATATTAAAGGAACTATTGGTGAGATATAGCGATTTAGTGACTGCCATTCTCCCGGAGAGAGAGAACTTTTTTGGGGAAAGAAGCGCTTCTGCCCGGGTAGTGGGGGAGATGCTCACCCTGTTTAAAGGATCGGTGGAAGGTGGGGGAGGAAGTACTCCTTTAATTAAGGAAGGGGCGCCTTCAGAAGCAAAAGCTAAAGAGAAGAAGGGAGGCGATTCGGTACTTTATTCTGAACTTCTCTCTTATCTTTCGAGTCTGGTATCCCAAGCGGAGAAAGGGGAAAGGCTGAATTTAAAGCCACTTGAGGGGTATGCGAGAAGGATAGTTTCCTCTTTACGGGAGGGAAGCGAATTGATCTTTAGAGCATTACAGCCTATGCCGGAGTATCATCTCCCTCGACATATGGTTAATGTGGGGATAATTGCCACTAAGATCGGGTTTGGGCTGAATTACCCGGAGAGTGAATTGGTAAGACTGGCAGAGGTAGCTTTGGTGCATGATCTGGGAATGGCGAGACTACCTCGAAGCATAATGGACAAACCGGGGAGGCTCACTCCGGAGGAGTTTGAATTGGTCAAGGAACACCCCCGGTATACTTATGAGATGATACGGGAAGCGGGAGAGGAGTTTCACTGGATAGCTGAGATAGCCTACCAAGAACATGAGAAGCATCAAGGACAGGGTTATCCGCGAGGTCTTAAGGGAGAGGAGATCCACCCCTTTGCCAGTATAATCCAAGCAGCGGATATCTTTGAGGCGTTTTCTCATCCCCGAGCTTGGAGGAGGAAGTTTATCGCCCACGATGCCCTACAGAAGGTGATAAGATTGAAAGAAGATTATCTTCCCAGCCAGGTGGTGAAGGCGATGGTCAACGAGTTTAGCCTCTTTCCCTTAAATAGCTATGTTCAACTTAACAATGGTGAGATAGGGCGGGTCGTCGAGATAGAGAGGGATAATCTCCTTCGGCCGAAGGTAGAGATCGTTTACGATGCTAAGGGGAACAAAGTTGAACCACCCAAGACCGTTAACCTAAAGGAAATGCCGTTTCTATTTATAGAGAAGTCAATAGATGAGGAGGAGCTTCCAAAATGA
- a CDS encoding helix-turn-helix domain-containing protein, with amino-acid sequence MIKKEGEKAIERKNDPQIMTVDEVARYIRVHRSTIYRLAKNDMIPATKVGNQWRFRRDLIDDWLAERKGGSFGSRKGR; translated from the coding sequence ATGATAAAGAAAGAAGGAGAGAAGGCAATAGAAAGAAAAAATGATCCCCAGATTATGACGGTGGATGAAGTAGCGAGATATATCCGGGTTCATCGTTCTACTATTTACAGATTAGCGAAAAATGATATGATACCTGCTACTAAGGTAGGGAATCAGTGGCGTTTTCGGCGGGATCTTATTGATGATTGGCTTGCGGAGAGGAAGGGAGGGTCATTTGGATCGAGGAAGGGTAGATAA
- a CDS encoding CCA tRNA nucleotidyltransferase gives MEEIGSSLSLAHLGGKIPFVMRVSLVGVPGELRDILRKVAEIAKGGKIYLVGGAVRDILLKREVADFDLAVDVEPMELGSRIGRLFSKASFFKLGKEKEVIRVVVKEGRRLSIDISRLSEGGIELDLLARDFTINAMAVPLSALRGSVEVDLIDPQGGCFDLKRKLIRAVGEDIFVNDPVRLLRAFRLAEELQFKIENTTLFLISRDKENIKEASPERVSFELMTILKGERACSILGMTEAKGLLFQILSPFLSAEAMRVELSPLGRLEEVISSLAEVFPRFFQRLREELSQELVYARPKLLLLKFFSLLFTSHQGELLPPTEERIKRLGEGFRLSREERRFLLDVLRGYRSLLFLSPKFSGSKRELFHLLRRVGSEFPSALLLFVALKGEPVFTLVERLLLGYYAFYLPAIESQLLVNGDELIKWFHLPQGRVIGKLLEAVREAQVLKMVRNKGEAIEYVRKLLGDHLEKKI, from the coding sequence TTGGAGGAGATTGGGTCAAGTTTGTCCCTTGCTCATCTTGGTGGTAAGATACCGTTTGTTATGAGGGTGAGCCTCGTCGGGGTACCGGGAGAATTAAGGGATATCCTCAGGAAGGTGGCAGAAATTGCTAAGGGAGGAAAGATATATCTTGTTGGGGGAGCGGTGCGAGACATCCTCTTAAAAAGAGAGGTAGCTGATTTTGATCTGGCGGTGGATGTGGAACCGATGGAGTTGGGATCGAGAATAGGCCGCCTTTTCTCTAAGGCTTCTTTCTTCAAGCTGGGGAAAGAGAAAGAGGTGATTCGAGTGGTAGTGAAAGAAGGAAGGCGTCTCAGCATCGATATTTCCCGATTATCGGAAGGAGGAATAGAACTTGATCTTCTCGCTCGAGATTTCACTATAAATGCAATGGCGGTTCCTCTATCTGCCCTAAGAGGAAGTGTTGAAGTGGATCTAATTGATCCGCAAGGAGGCTGTTTTGACCTTAAAAGGAAGCTCATTCGGGCGGTTGGGGAGGATATTTTTGTGAATGATCCAGTAAGGCTCCTTCGCGCCTTTCGTCTGGCGGAAGAACTTCAGTTCAAGATAGAGAACACTACTCTATTTCTGATATCCAGGGATAAGGAAAACATCAAAGAAGCCTCTCCAGAGAGGGTATCCTTTGAACTTATGACCATCCTTAAAGGGGAAAGGGCTTGTTCTATATTAGGGATGACCGAGGCAAAGGGGCTTCTTTTCCAGATTCTCTCCCCTTTCCTCTCTGCTGAGGCGATGAGGGTGGAACTTTCACCACTGGGAAGGCTGGAAGAGGTTATCTCCAGCCTCGCTGAGGTTTTCCCCCGGTTTTTCCAAAGGTTGAGGGAGGAACTGTCCCAGGAGCTTGTCTACGCCCGTCCTAAGCTTTTACTTCTAAAGTTTTTTTCTCTATTATTTACCTCCCACCAAGGGGAACTTCTTCCTCCCACCGAGGAGAGGATTAAACGATTGGGAGAAGGCTTTCGGCTTAGTCGGGAAGAGAGGAGGTTTCTGCTTGATGTTTTACGCGGTTATCGTTCTCTTCTCTTTCTATCTCCTAAATTTTCAGGATCGAAAAGGGAGCTGTTCCATCTTTTAAGGAGGGTGGGAAGTGAATTTCCTTCTGCCCTTCTTCTTTTTGTGGCGTTGAAGGGTGAACCAGTTTTCACCTTGGTCGAAAGACTTCTCCTGGGATATTACGCTTTCTACCTTCCAGCGATTGAAAGTCAGCTTTTAGTGAATGGGGACGAGCTTATTAAGTGGTTTCACCTTCCGCAAGGGAGAGTGATAGGTAAACTTCTTGAGGCGGTAAGAGAGGCGCAGGTTTTAAAGATGGTGAGGAATAAAGGGGAGGCGATCGAATATGTGAGAAAGCTACTTGGGGATCATCTGGAAAAGAAAATCTAA
- a CDS encoding alanyl-tRNA editing protein AlaX-L, translating into MTVRLYLDNSYCKKFTATVKKVKRENDLWAVILDKTAFFPTSGGQPHDTGWLDGKEVIDVFEDGEEVVHLIKEEIKEKTEVEGEINWKRRFDHMQQHTAQHLLSAVLLELYRLQTVGFHLGSEVTTIDLPLPNLEERALIKAEEMTNELITRNLGIRAYFMPREKISELNLRKKEEIPKGTFLRVVEIEGVDRSLCCGTHLAHTGEIGMIKIIQKEKVKGNTRIGFLAGFRALREYQREHQLLKELSSELNFSFDELKKAIENLKLKGKRLKRENKELRNKLADLLAERMISEGEEEGDILVYSGILKGIDRETLRLSVIKGANKRKAVLLVGGITGEEVHLIFASSKGLGLPMHEAMEKVVPLIKGKGGGSKEFASGEGNDPSRLEEALLLARKTLRIG; encoded by the coding sequence ATGACCGTGAGGCTTTATCTGGATAATTCCTATTGCAAAAAGTTCACTGCCACCGTCAAGAAGGTAAAACGGGAGAATGATCTTTGGGCAGTTATTTTGGATAAAACCGCCTTCTTCCCCACCTCTGGTGGGCAACCTCATGATACCGGATGGCTTGATGGAAAGGAGGTAATCGATGTATTTGAAGATGGAGAGGAGGTTGTTCATTTGATCAAGGAGGAGATAAAGGAGAAAACGGAGGTAGAGGGAGAAATAAACTGGAAACGTCGCTTCGATCATATGCAACAACATACTGCTCAACATCTTCTCTCCGCTGTCCTTCTCGAGCTCTATCGCCTCCAGACGGTAGGTTTCCACCTCGGCTCCGAGGTTACCACTATCGATCTTCCTTTACCCAACCTCGAGGAGAGAGCACTTATTAAAGCAGAGGAGATGACAAATGAATTGATTACGCGTAACCTCGGAATAAGGGCTTATTTTATGCCCCGGGAGAAAATATCGGAGCTGAATTTGAGAAAAAAAGAGGAGATCCCTAAGGGTACCTTCCTCCGGGTAGTGGAGATAGAAGGGGTCGATCGCTCCCTCTGCTGTGGCACTCACCTCGCTCACACTGGGGAAATCGGGATGATAAAGATAATCCAAAAAGAGAAGGTGAAGGGGAACACTCGGATAGGCTTCCTCGCTGGTTTCCGCGCCTTAAGGGAATATCAACGGGAACATCAACTATTAAAAGAGCTTTCCTCAGAACTTAACTTTAGCTTTGATGAACTGAAAAAGGCGATAGAGAACCTCAAACTCAAAGGAAAAAGACTAAAGAGAGAGAATAAGGAATTAAGGAATAAGTTAGCGGACCTTCTGGCGGAGAGGATGATCAGCGAGGGGGAAGAAGAAGGAGATATTTTGGTATATTCTGGGATCTTAAAAGGTATAGATAGGGAAACCCTTAGGCTTTCGGTAATAAAAGGGGCGAACAAGAGAAAAGCGGTTCTTCTCGTCGGAGGGATAACGGGGGAAGAAGTTCATCTGATCTTCGCCTCCTCCAAAGGATTAGGTCTCCCAATGCACGAAGCTATGGAAAAGGTGGTGCCTCTAATAAAAGGAAAAGGCGGCGGTAGTAAGGAATTTGCCTCAGGTGAAGGAAACGATCCATCCCGGCTTGAAGAGGCGCTCCTATTAGCGAGAAAAACCTTAAGAATCGGTTAG
- a CDS encoding B12-binding domain-containing radical SAM protein, with the protein MKVLLINPSYGEDIVPSFPLGLAYVASSLLSRRIKVEVWDLNAPQVSLNKAVAQIRSAKGYDVVGITGMIKNYGYIEGLIRAFEHYHPETKIVLGGSLATAIPRYLLEQLPVDFIVIGEGEETTPELLSAIASGGTFDSIPGIAYRKEGEAIFTSPRRFLEDLDSIPFPSWDLFPIEFYRRNVFFDPDLSTKERYVSGQMAVIGSRGCPYQCTYCDHNIKGNKIRARSIENLIAEIKELYKRYKLNNFYFWDDIFTFNKDRVMEFCERVLSEGLKIFWTCNGHVNTADLEMYRKMKEAGCYSIRYGIESGSQRILDAFKKGVKVERAIEAIRATVDAGLTPVMYFMIGMFEENEETVEDTIRFVDEAFRPLSYWSVFPQVHFFYLTPIPGTPLFMEAVKRGKIKGVKEFLSLRPDFTNRPVVNLTSLPMEKLIELRRKLEREIDRILMERYTNYHTTLSLLYSQLIKKKSPE; encoded by the coding sequence ATGAAGGTTCTTCTTATTAATCCCTCTTATGGAGAGGATATAGTCCCCAGTTTCCCCTTGGGCCTTGCTTATGTTGCTTCTTCCCTTCTTTCCCGGCGGATAAAGGTAGAGGTATGGGACCTTAATGCTCCCCAGGTTTCTCTTAATAAAGCGGTTGCTCAGATTCGTTCTGCCAAAGGCTATGATGTGGTTGGTATTACTGGGATGATCAAGAACTATGGGTACATTGAGGGTCTTATCCGAGCCTTTGAGCATTATCATCCAGAGACGAAGATAGTTCTTGGTGGAAGCTTAGCTACCGCCATTCCGCGCTATCTGTTGGAGCAACTACCGGTTGATTTTATCGTAATCGGGGAGGGTGAAGAGACTACTCCGGAACTTCTCTCAGCAATCGCTTCCGGGGGAACCTTTGATTCCATTCCCGGGATTGCCTATAGGAAAGAAGGGGAGGCGATTTTCACCTCGCCCCGTCGGTTTCTCGAGGACCTCGATTCTATCCCTTTTCCTTCTTGGGATCTCTTTCCGATAGAGTTTTATCGAAGGAATGTTTTCTTCGACCCTGATCTTTCCACTAAGGAGCGTTATGTATCTGGGCAAATGGCGGTTATAGGGAGTAGAGGGTGTCCTTATCAATGTACCTATTGCGACCATAATATTAAAGGTAACAAAATCCGTGCTCGCTCAATAGAGAACCTGATAGCGGAGATAAAGGAGCTTTATAAAAGATATAAGCTGAACAATTTCTACTTCTGGGATGACATCTTCACTTTCAATAAGGATCGAGTGATGGAGTTCTGTGAGAGGGTTCTTAGCGAGGGCTTGAAGATATTTTGGACCTGTAATGGTCATGTCAATACCGCTGACCTCGAGATGTACCGTAAAATGAAAGAGGCTGGCTGTTATTCAATAAGGTATGGGATCGAAAGTGGTAGCCAGCGGATACTCGATGCCTTTAAGAAAGGAGTAAAGGTAGAGCGAGCTATCGAGGCGATAAGAGCTACGGTTGACGCCGGACTTACCCCAGTAATGTACTTTATGATCGGGATGTTTGAGGAGAATGAAGAGACAGTAGAGGATACAATAAGGTTTGTCGATGAAGCCTTTCGCCCTCTTTCCTACTGGAGTGTTTTTCCTCAGGTCCATTTTTTCTATCTCACTCCCATACCGGGCACTCCTCTTTTTATGGAGGCGGTGAAACGGGGGAAGATAAAAGGGGTGAAGGAATTCCTCAGCTTAAGGCCAGATTTTACCAATAGACCGGTGGTCAATCTCACCTCGTTACCTATGGAGAAACTTATTGAGCTCCGAAGGAAACTGGAGCGGGAGATCGATCGGATCCTAATGGAACGATATACAAATTATCATACCACCCTTTCCCTCCTTTATTCCCAGCTTATTAAGAAAAAATCGCCAGAATGA
- a CDS encoding radical SAM protein yields the protein MKVEEGVLSHFIAKTREKALPFSIIWELTYRCNLECRHCYLLGEKEEELPLSKIKEIANDLAEAGTLFLTLTGGEPLLRSDFFDIVEYLRKKRFAITIFTNGTLITRDIAKRIASFSPWSVEISIYGAKARTHERITRVAGSFEKTIESAKLLKEMGVRVVLKTLWMRENINEARELLDLVEKIGAGFRGSVIISPRNNGDRSPLSLRLTDEELYFLFKTTTPTREDPVCESKEQPSMDEEYLATTHPCGAGVNSARISPNGLVFPCAQFLRAAGDLKIDHFSKIWASSPIFLRLREIHLSDLAECRKCPFFLKCLRCPALAELEEGDVRSPYREACRIAKIVNKLENENKVREKNGEKTLSKT from the coding sequence ATGAAGGTTGAGGAGGGCGTTTTATCCCACTTTATCGCAAAAACGAGGGAGAAGGCTCTGCCCTTTTCCATTATTTGGGAGCTCACCTATCGCTGTAATCTCGAGTGTCGCCATTGTTATCTTCTTGGAGAGAAAGAGGAGGAGCTTCCCCTGTCTAAGATAAAGGAGATAGCGAACGATCTGGCTGAGGCAGGAACCCTTTTTCTCACCTTGACTGGGGGTGAGCCCCTTCTTAGAAGCGATTTCTTTGATATAGTAGAGTACCTTAGAAAAAAACGGTTTGCTATCACCATTTTCACCAACGGCACTCTTATAACCAGAGATATTGCTAAGAGAATAGCCTCCTTTTCCCCTTGGTCAGTGGAGATAAGCATTTACGGAGCAAAAGCACGCACTCACGAGAGGATAACGAGGGTAGCTGGATCGTTTGAGAAAACGATAGAAAGTGCTAAGCTCCTTAAGGAGATGGGGGTCAGGGTGGTGTTGAAAACGCTTTGGATGAGGGAAAATATTAATGAAGCCAGGGAACTACTGGATCTGGTTGAGAAGATCGGCGCGGGCTTCCGCGGTTCGGTTATTATTTCCCCAAGGAATAACGGAGATAGATCACCCCTCTCACTCCGATTAACCGATGAGGAGCTTTATTTTCTATTCAAAACGACTACTCCCACCAGGGAAGATCCTGTTTGTGAATCTAAAGAGCAACCCTCAATGGATGAGGAGTATCTTGCTACCACTCATCCTTGCGGGGCGGGAGTGAACTCGGCAAGGATTTCCCCTAATGGGCTTGTCTTCCCTTGTGCCCAATTTCTTAGAGCAGCTGGTGACCTTAAAATAGATCATTTTTCTAAGATTTGGGCTTCATCCCCCATCTTTCTGAGACTGCGGGAGATCCATCTTTCGGATCTCGCTGAATGTAGAAAGTGCCCCTTCTTTTTGAAATGTCTCCGCTGTCCTGCTCTGGCAGAGCTTGAGGAGGGGGATGTCCGCTCTCCCTATCGGGAGGCTTGCCGTATTGCAAAAATAGTCAATAAATTAGAAAATGAGAACAAGGTGAGGGAGAAAAATGGCGAAAAAACCCTATCAAAAACCTAA
- a CDS encoding PqqD family protein, with translation MIKPDDFVSRSDDLAFRVIQGEAIILTAKDRVIHTLNEVGTRIWELIDTGIKVGDLIAKICEEYEVDERQAERDVLEFLGELKEKGIIVIQGAGDEG, from the coding sequence ATGATAAAGCCCGATGACTTTGTATCTCGGAGCGATGATCTCGCCTTTCGGGTAATCCAGGGAGAGGCGATAATCCTCACCGCTAAAGACCGAGTGATCCATACCCTAAACGAAGTAGGAACGAGAATTTGGGAGCTTATAGACACGGGGATAAAGGTTGGCGATTTGATCGCCAAGATATGCGAAGAGTACGAAGTAGATGAAAGACAGGCAGAAAGAGATGTGCTTGAGTTCCTCGGGGAACTAAAGGAGAAGGGAATAATCGTAATACAAGGGGCAGGAGATGAAGGTTGA